Proteins from a genomic interval of Piscinibacter sp. HJYY11:
- a CDS encoding DUF3501 family protein, with product MLTATSPLASSLLQAPIRHPQRRQLAAHRRSRSLALGPAMWLQFEDDLTLEHQIDEVLRAEGDSSLEARERERALYAHLRPDGRHWKATLLIGLPDADERVRSLPMLNEASHRLYVQLPRLPRVYAQANEDLPDRHLHRLSAVHFLRFEFPAPLRVALLAGADASIGCEHDQYAWRRVIPMALLEQLRCDLAFSSR from the coding sequence ATGCTCACTGCAACCTCTCCGCTGGCGTCTTCTCTCCTGCAAGCGCCCATCCGGCACCCCCAGCGCCGGCAGCTCGCCGCACACCGCCGCTCGCGCAGCCTCGCGCTGGGCCCGGCGATGTGGCTGCAGTTCGAAGATGACCTGACGCTCGAGCACCAGATCGACGAGGTGCTGCGTGCCGAAGGCGACAGCTCCCTCGAAGCCCGCGAGCGCGAACGCGCCCTCTACGCCCACCTGCGCCCCGACGGCCGCCACTGGAAGGCCACGCTCCTCATCGGCCTGCCCGATGCCGACGAACGCGTGCGCAGCCTGCCCATGCTCAACGAGGCCTCGCACCGCCTCTACGTGCAGCTGCCGCGCCTGCCCCGCGTCTACGCCCAGGCCAACGAAGACCTGCCCGACCGCCACCTCCACCGGCTCTCGGCGGTGCACTTCCTGCGCTTCGAATTCCCTGCACCGTTGCGCGTGGCGCTGCTGGCCGGCGCCGACGCGTCCATCGGCTGCGAGCACGACCAGTACGCGTGGCGGCGCGTGATCCCGATGGCGCTGCTCGAGCAGTTGCGCTGCGACCTCGCCTTCTCTTCCCGCTGA